The DNA region TACTAATTACTTTTTTATGTAAGGATGAGTCAGATCGTGAGTAATACCCATCGCATAATGATTGTGGATGATCATCCATTGATAAGACGTGGCATCACGCAGCTACTTTCGTTTGAAGATGAATTTAATATCGTCTGTGAAGCCAGTAATGGTACCGAAACCCTTGCCCTTGCTCATCAGCATGAGCTTGATTTGATATTGCTTGATTTAAACATGAAAGGTTTGTCAGGACTTAATACTCTGCAAGCTCTTCGCTCTGAAGGTATTACTGCGAAAATTGTCATATTGACCGTTTCCGATTCCCCAGCCGATATTGATGCAATAGTGAAAGCCGGTGCCGATGGTTATTTATTAAAAGACAGTGAACCTGATGAATTAATCGAGCATTTATATGCTGCTTTAAATGGTAACAGGGTATATAGCCATATTGTGGCTGAACACATTAGAGATCGCGCAGACAACCCAAGCTTAATGGATACTCTGACTGAGAGGGAGTTAGAGATACTTTCGAAAGTGGCATTAGGTCATCGTAATAAACAAATTGCTGATGTGTTATTTATCTCTGAATCGACCGTGAAAGTGCATATGAAAAGTTTGCTGAAAAAACTGCAAGTTAAATCTCGTACTGCAGCCACTATTTTGTATTTAGAGCATTACGGTTAGCAGACGCTTAAATCAACGTTATAGCCACCGTTTATGATTTACCTAAACGGTGGCTATTTTTTAATCTAAAGTAAACCCTATTTTTACCGTCACCTGCCAATGGGCAACTTTACCTTCATCTATATGACCACGCACTTCCTGCATTTCAAACCAACGTATGTTATGTATTGTTTCGCTGGCTTTTTGTACTGCGTTATTGATGGCATCATCAATACCTACTGATGATGAACCGACGATTTCCATTTTTTTGTAGCTGTGGTGTGGCATTCGCTTCTCCTTAGGCGCTGCTCTATGGTGATGCTTAAAAGCTAGACGCAGTATCAAGAGATGGCAAGGCTAAGGGGTAGGAGAGTGTGATTAGGTTGAGCTGATAAAAAAGCCCCTGCGCAGGCAGAGGCTCAATCGTCGAGGTGCATTTTAAGCGGTCAGTTTAGCCGTTAGCATTGTCTCTAGTTTTAGTTGGTCAACAGCAAACAGTCGGATGCCTTCTGCGAGTTTTTCCACTGCCATTGGATCTTGGTTGTGATCCCAGAAGAATTGCGCTTCAGTAAGTGGAGTTGGACGCTCTTGAGTTTGGCCGTTATCGATAAGTTTTTCTTCAACCACGCCTTGTGCGTTGCCCAGATCTTCAAGCAGTGCAGGGCTAATCGTTAAGCGATCACAACCAGCAATTTCAAGAATCTCACCCGTATTACGGAAGCTTGCGCCCATTACAACTGTGTTATAACCGTGGGCTTTGT from Vibrio rarus includes:
- a CDS encoding dodecin; protein product: MPHHSYKKMEIVGSSSVGIDDAINNAVQKASETIHNIRWFEMQEVRGHIDEGKVAHWQVTVKIGFTLD
- a CDS encoding response regulator, which encodes MSQIVSNTHRIMIVDDHPLIRRGITQLLSFEDEFNIVCEASNGTETLALAHQHELDLILLDLNMKGLSGLNTLQALRSEGITAKIVILTVSDSPADIDAIVKAGADGYLLKDSEPDELIEHLYAALNGNRVYSHIVAEHIRDRADNPSLMDTLTERELEILSKVALGHRNKQIADVLFISESTVKVHMKSLLKKLQVKSRTAATILYLEHYG